Within the Pseudomonas putida genome, the region CATCACGTGGCTGCTTCTGCAGAGCGACAACGGCAGCGAAACGCTCTTCAGGAGAGGCGTTCAGATTGACGATGGTCGCTTTCAGCTCAGCACGCTTTTTAGCGAACTTGGCTACCGTGAGCTGACGCTTCAGCTCGCGGTTTTTCATGCTCTTCTTGGCCATTTTCCTACTCCAATCAGTTGCGGAACGGGAATTTGAATGCACGCAGCAGAGCGCGGCCTTCGTCATCCGAACGAGCAGTGGTGGTCAGGGTGATGTCCAAACCGCGCAGAGCATCGATCTTGTCGTAATCGATTTCCGGGAAGATGATCTGCTCTTTCACGCCCATGCTGTAGTTGCCACGACCATCGAAGGACTTGGCATTCAGGCCGCGGAAGTCGCGGACCCGAGGCAGGGAGATCGCCAGCAGGCGGTCCAGGAATTCGTACATCTTTTCGCGACGCAGGGTCACCTTGACACCGATCGGCCATCCTTCACGGACTTTGAAGCCCGCG harbors:
- the rplE gene encoding 50S ribosomal protein L5 — translated: MARLKEIYRNEIAPKLKEELKLSNVMEVPRVTKITLNMGLGEAIGDKKVIEHAVADLEKITGQKPVVTFARKSIAGFKVREGWPIGVKVTLRREKMYEFLDRLLAISLPRVRDFRGLNAKSFDGRGNYSMGVKEQIIFPEIDYDKIDALRGLDITLTTTARSDDEGRALLRAFKFPFRN
- the rpsN gene encoding 30S ribosomal protein S14; this translates as MAKKSMKNRELKRQLTVAKFAKKRAELKATIVNLNASPEERFAAVVALQKQPRDASAARLRNRCRLTGRPHGVYRKFGLGRNMLRQAAMRGDVPGLVKASW